Proteins from a single region of Engystomops pustulosus chromosome 5, aEngPut4.maternal, whole genome shotgun sequence:
- the LOC140132798 gene encoding desmocollin-2-like, which produces MGATGPYRGLLIMGCYLALLAPLIVSEKPCHKLKLTVPLVIHSGAMVGKVNLKSCLLPNEVVAGTNNPDFVVEHVNSHYVIYSTKRITTTDHGSSFGIIILDTSSLTEKIVHVKLVNEAEVGKTRHVRELLRRTKRRWRPMPFSVHENYRGKYPCHVQQIQSDTQLDYDIIYSITGQGVDQDPIGLFTINEKTGDIYINAQVDREQYPFFQVMGYAKTVDGYAPESPLDLMIMVEDDNDNAPIFTETTFCAEILENSKAGTIVGRVNATDRDQPGSAHTKLRYYIVQQIPPVPPMFNIHPEYGIITTSSNRLDRETQDHYTLLLEVRDMDGKIGYLSSTGTMSITVVDGNDFAPSFVKQSYQVEVNENESGMVLLHMPVMDNDMPNTANWRAVFSITKGNELGHFNITTDPKTNEGLLSVIKPIDYEKTKQFLLQVAVANEVAIITQSGSKTSAVNTIPVTVIVKNVDEGPECRPQFKQVQLNENQTIGTLVADFPAFDPETDSSAGVRYKILSDPLSYVNVDANTGRITTAKVLDYESKELPSHQYNVTILTTDQSGKSGTCTLMMIIKDINDNVPTVGRTEVNFCQNGRPSATIEAEDQDSGHHGHPYSFSLDVSKDPNVEKNWRIIAKDGTTAQIVEVNNLPLGTYMVPVNIVDKQGYGTTQVIAIRKCVCSDSINCSSRSSDKNVALGGLAILVMVLSALLFALLLCLLLACLCGAGAGMSKAGFPDDGPQQNLLINNTEAPGADVMEGNFKVPMIMVNPDTVGTAPPGSHESAQNVGQMGQITTQTIKTTNLHSGSGTGGRLTLQSRQGGHHMMEGGRHAYGDWHSFVNTHLGDKLYMCGQDEEHQRGEDYVRSYNYEGKGSAAGSVGCCSELRGEEDRLDFLNQLEPKFRTLAEVCAKK; this is translated from the exons ATGGGGGCCACGGGACCTTACAGAGGATTGCTTATTATGGGCTGCTACCTGGCACTGCTAGCG cccTTAATTGTCTCTGAAAAGCCATGCCACAAACTGAAGCTCACAGTACCACTTGTTATCCACTCAGGAGCCATGGTTGGCAAAG TAAATCTGAAATCATGTCTGCTTCCCAATGAGGTTGTTGCCGGTACAAACAATCCTGATTTTGTTGTTGAACATGTGAATTCCCATTATGTCATATATTCTACCAAACGTATTACTACGACTGATCATGGATCGTCATTTGGAATTATTATTCTGGATACCTCATCTTTGACTGAGAAGATTGTTCATGTTAAGCTTGTAAATGAAGCAGAG GTTGGTAAAACAAGACATGTCAGAGAACTATTGAGGCGTACAAAAAGAAGATGGCGGCCTATGCCTTTTTCCGTCCATGAGAACTATAGAGGAAAATATCCATGCCATGTGCAGCAG ATCCAGTCTGACACTCAGCTAGATTACGACATCATATACTCCATCACTGGACAGGGAGTAGATCAGGATCCCATTGGACTGTTTACAATAAATGAAAAAACTGGCGACATATACATCAATGCTCAAGTTGATCGTGAACAATATCCCTTTTTTCAG GTTATGGGTTATGCGAAAACTGTAGATGGTTATGCACCTGAATCTCCACTGGACTTGATGATCATGGTAGAAGATGACAATGATAATGCACCCATTTTTACAGAAACAACGTTTTGTGCAGAAATTCTAGAGAATAGCAAAGCTG GCACTATTGTGGGAAGGGTAAATGCTACAGATAGAGATCAACCTGGATCAGCACATACCAAGCTGAGATATTATATTGTTCAACAAATTCCTCCAGTACCTCCTATGTTTAACATACATCCAGAATATGGCATAATAACTACATCTTCTAACAGGCTGGACAGAGAG ACTCAAGACCATTACACCCTTTTACTTGAAGTTCGTGATATGGATGGAAAAATTGGCTATTTATCTTCCACTGGAACAATGTCTATAACTGTTGTTGATGGCAATGATTTTGCTCCATCGTTTGTAAAGCAATCA TACCAGGTAGAAGTAAATGAAAATGAAAGCGGGATGGTCCTACTCCATATGCCTGTAATGGACAACGATATGCCTAACACAGCAAACTGGAGAGCTGTGTTTTCAATCACCAAAGGGAATGAGTTGGGTCATTTCAACATAACTACTGACCCAAAAACAAATGAAGGACTTCTCAGTGTTATCaag ccAATAGACTATGAGAAAACCAAGCAATTTCTGTTGCAAGTTGCAGTTGCCAATGAAGTGGCTATTATAACACAGTCTGGGTCAAAGACCAGTGCTGTAAACACTATTCCAGTTACGGTCATTGTAAAAAATGTGGATGAAGGACCAGAGTGCCGACCCCAATTTAAACAAGTACAATTGAATGAAAATCAGACAATCGGAACACTTGTTGCAGACTTTCCAGCTTTTGACCCTGAAACTGATAGCAGTGCTGGAGTACG GTACAAGATTTTGTCAGATCCACTGTCCTATGTTAACGTTGATGCAAATACAGGACGGATAACAACCGCAAAAGTTTTGGATTATGAGTCAAAAGAACTTCCAAGCCATCAGTACAATGTAACCATTTTGACAACAGATCAAA GTGGTAAATCTGGTACCTGCACACTAATGATGATAATTAAAGACATAAATGACAACGTCCCAACAGTAGGAAGAACTGAAGTTAACTTCTGCCAAAATGGGAGACCGTCTGCAACCATTGAAGCAGAGGATCAGGACAGTGGGCACCATGGCCACCCTTACAGTTTTTCATTGGATGTCAGTAAAGATCCAAATGTTGAAAAGAACTGGCGCATTATTGCTAAGGATG gaaCTACTGCACAGATCGTAGAAGTCAATAACCTCCCTCTTGGAACTTATATGGTTCCTGTAAATATAGTTGATAAGCAAGGTTATGGCACTACACAGGTGATTGCGATCAGAAAATGTGTTTGTTCCGATAGTATCAATTGCAGCAGTCGCTCATCAGATAAAAATGTGGCTCTTGGAGGCCTGGCTATTCTTGTGATGGTCCTGTCAGCATTGCTGTTTGCTTTACTTCTCT GCTTGTTGCTCGCCTGCCTGTGTGGAGCTGGAGCCGGCATGTCTAAAGCTGGATTCCCTGATGATGGACCACAGCAGAACCTACTCATTAACAACACTGAAGCACCTGGAGCAGATGTTATG GAAGGCAATTTCAAGGTCCCTATGATTATGGTAAATCCTGATACTGTCGGAACTGCTCCACCTGGTTCCCATGAAAGTGCACAAAATGTTGGACAAATGGGACAAATAACAACACAAACTATAAAAACAACAAATCTGCATTCAGGCTCAGGAACTGGTGGTAGACTAACACTCCAGTCTCGCCAAGGAGGACATCACATGATGGAAGGTGGAAGACACGCCTACGGAGACTGGCATAGTTTTGTCAACACACATCTTGGAGAT aaaTTGTACATGTGCGGACAGGATGAAGAACATCAACGTGGAGAAGATTATGTTCGCTCGTACAACTATGAGGGAAAAGGATCTGCAGCTGGATCTGTTGGCTGCTGCAGCGAGCTCCGGGGTGAAGAAGACAGACTGGACTTTTTGAATCAACTGGAGCCTAAATTCAGGACATTAGCAGAAGTCTGTGCAAAAAAATGA